One genomic window of Verrucomicrobiota bacterium includes the following:
- a CDS encoding NAD(P)/FAD-dependent oxidoreductase, with protein sequence MDFDVVIVGAGPAGIGCALALRRAGIEKVILLDTDKVGASFRRWPEEMRLITPSFHANPFFQTDLNAVTPDTSPADFLQKEHLSGKRYADYLQAIAIQFKLDFRENERVSEIIPEPNGYTVHAENSTYHAKAVIWAGGEFSLPKSGSFPGSEYCAHSSIFRTWSDFRGEEALVIGGYESGIDAASHLTALGKRVVVVSSGEPWNIDHPDPSEVLSPYTRERLLSMMKNHPDRLSLFGNSTVVQVNRLSDRYVVETKEGGVFDTKHRPIAATGFQSALTPIKELFEWKGSIPQFTEDDESTLLPGLYYSGPSLVQKNSKFCFIYKFRARFGVIARSIARHLNYPEPDLEDDRRRGFLIDDLECCTNCECAIEPEAEAVESRS encoded by the coding sequence ATGGATTTCGATGTCGTTATCGTCGGTGCAGGACCAGCCGGAATCGGCTGTGCTCTAGCGTTGCGGCGGGCGGGGATCGAAAAAGTAATTTTACTGGACACAGATAAGGTTGGCGCTTCGTTCCGACGCTGGCCGGAAGAGATGCGCTTGATCACACCTTCTTTTCATGCCAACCCCTTCTTTCAAACAGACTTGAATGCGGTCACACCGGACACGAGCCCAGCGGATTTTCTTCAGAAAGAACACCTCAGCGGCAAGAGATATGCGGATTATCTTCAAGCAATTGCTATTCAATTCAAATTGGATTTTCGAGAAAACGAGAGAGTTTCAGAGATTATACCGGAACCCAATGGTTACACAGTGCATGCGGAGAACTCAACGTATCATGCAAAGGCTGTTATATGGGCAGGGGGCGAATTCTCCCTTCCCAAATCTGGTTCTTTTCCGGGAAGTGAATATTGTGCACATTCCAGCATCTTTCGCACTTGGAGCGACTTCCGGGGAGAAGAAGCCTTGGTCATTGGAGGCTACGAAAGTGGTATAGATGCGGCCTCTCATCTGACGGCACTCGGCAAGCGAGTCGTGGTAGTATCCAGTGGAGAGCCATGGAACATTGACCACCCAGACCCTAGCGAAGTGCTCAGCCCCTACACTCGAGAGCGCTTGCTTAGCATGATGAAAAATCATCCAGATCGCCTCTCTCTGTTTGGAAACTCGACGGTGGTGCAGGTAAACCGCCTCTCTGACCGCTATGTTGTAGAAACGAAGGAGGGAGGAGTCTTCGACACAAAGCACCGCCCTATCGCTGCAACTGGCTTTCAATCAGCACTCACACCAATTAAAGAACTCTTCGAGTGGAAAGGCTCCATACCCCAATTCACAGAAGACGACGAGTCCACTCTGCTTCCCGGCCTCTATTACTCAGGACCATCGCTAGTTCAAAAGAATTCTAAATTTTGCTTTATCTACAAATTCCGAGCGCGCTTTGGCGTGATTGCCCGATCCATTGCTCGGCATTTGAACTATCCAGAGCCCGATCTGGAAGACGACCGCCGCCGAGGGTTTTTGATTGACGATCTAGAGTGTTGCACAAACTGTGAATGTGCTATCGAACCGGAAGCTGAGGCTGTCGAGAGTCGTTCATGA